One window of Strix aluco isolate bStrAlu1 chromosome 24, bStrAlu1.hap1, whole genome shotgun sequence genomic DNA carries:
- the LOC141934296 gene encoding feather keratin 1-like: MSCNNPCLPCLPCQPCRPCGPTPLANSCNEPCVRQCQDSTVVIQPSPVVVTLPGPILSSFPQSTAVGSSTSAAVGSILSSEGVPISSGGFGLSGLGSRLCGRRCLPC; the protein is encoded by the coding sequence ATGTCCTGCAACAACCCgtgcctgccatgcctgccctgccagccctgccggccctgcggcccgaccccgttggccaacagctgcaatgagccctgtgtcaggcagtgccaggactccaccgtcgtcatccagccctcccccgtggtggtgaccctgcccggccccatcctcagctccttcccgcagagcaccgccgtgggctcctccacctccgctgccgttggcagcatcctcagctctgagggagtgcccatctcctccgggggctttggcctctccggccttggcagccgcctctgcggcaggaggtgcctcccctgctaa